TGGGGCGTTTCAATCGTTAATCACTCAATTATCGCTTACTGAGAAAGGGGTGAGGCGCGTCTGCGACCTCGAAAGCTTTCACGGGTTCCGCTAGGCTTTGGCCTCGGCGGCGATTTTAACGGCAGCTGCGGCTGTCGCTTCGATGCCGTCCCAGTCCTTTGCGGAAATGCGGTCGGTCTTGGCCAGCCAGGAGCCGCCGATTGCCGCTACGAGAGGCGAGGACAGGTAGGATGCCATATTGCCTTCGTTGAGTCCGCCCAGCGGGATGAAGCCGATGCCGAGGTGCTTGTAAGGCGCGGCCATGGTAGACAGGGTTTTCATGCCGCCGATCGACTCGGAGGGAAAGAGCTTCATGGTCTTGCAGCCAAGCTCCAGGGCTCGTTCGATGTCGCTTGGCGTCATGACGCCGGGAGCGAAGGGTAGTCCAACTTTGTCGGCGTACTCGATGATGCGGCTGTTCAGACCCGGGGCGACTCCGAACTGGGCGCCGGCCGCGAGGGCGGCGTCGACTTGCTCGGTGGTGAGAATGGTGCCAGCTCCAAGAAGGATGTCTGGGACGCCTTCGCGAATGGCGCGAATGGCGTCGAGGGCTGCGGGGGTGCGCAGGGTGAGCTCGATCGCAGTGATGCCGCCGCGTTGCAGCGCTTGCGCCATGGGGACCGCGTCAGCCGCGTCCTCGATGGCGATTACAGCTATGATACCGCTTTCGCGGATCTGGTCTTCGATTTTTTGAGTCAACATAATGGACAAATGTGTTTGAAATGCGGACGAGTAAGAGTCTTCATTCGTGTTATGTCAAAAGAAACACGCCAGCTCGCGACATCTCTTTTCAAAGGCTTGGATTTATTGTCTCTGCTTTCTGCGGAGCGCCAGGGTTTGGGTATTCAAGACCTGGTGGGTGCTATGGCATTGCCGCGCACCAGTTTGCTTCGTTTGCTGGACAGCTTGATCCATTATGGATTGGTGGCTCGCGGAGAGGATCGACGCTACATGGTGACCCAGGCTTTTCGCGAATGGCGCAAGGCGGACCCGGATCAGATGTTGCGGGATCGATATGCTCCTATGATGCGGCGGATCACGGACGACTTGGGCGAGATGACGACCATGGGACGCTTGTCCGGGCGCGAGTTCATGCACATACATTGCGAGGAGCCGGATTGCCGCGTGCGGGTGACACCACCGGTGGGGAGACGCTTCGCAATCGAGAAGATGGCAATGGGCAAACTCTTGTTGGGGGTACGCCCTGACCTGATACCGGAGGGAATGGGGGAGGACTACTTGGAGGAGTTGCGGAAGATCAAGAAGCAGCGTTTTGCCATGAACCTCGGCGAGTCGGAGGATGCCATCGTGGCGTGGGCGACGTGGTTGGGAGAGCCTTCGCCCTTGACGCCGCTCTTTGCCGTTACGTGG
Above is a window of Pelagicoccus enzymogenes DNA encoding:
- a CDS encoding bifunctional 4-hydroxy-2-oxoglutarate aldolase/2-dehydro-3-deoxy-phosphogluconate aldolase — translated: MLTQKIEDQIRESGIIAVIAIEDAADAVPMAQALQRGGITAIELTLRTPAALDAIRAIREGVPDILLGAGTILTTEQVDAALAAGAQFGVAPGLNSRIIEYADKVGLPFAPGVMTPSDIERALELGCKTMKLFPSESIGGMKTLSTMAAPYKHLGIGFIPLGGLNEGNMASYLSSPLVAAIGGSWLAKTDRISAKDWDGIEATAAAAVKIAAEAKA
- a CDS encoding IclR family transcriptional regulator — translated: MSKETRQLATSLFKGLDLLSLLSAERQGLGIQDLVGAMALPRTSLLRLLDSLIHYGLVARGEDRRYMVTQAFREWRKADPDQMLRDRYAPMMRRITDDLGEMTTMGRLSGREFMHIHCEEPDCRVRVTPPVGRRFAIEKMAMGKLLLGVRPDLIPEGMGEDYLEELRKIKKQRFAMNLGESEDAIVAWATWLGEPSPLTPLFAVTWPDFRFSEESLERAIYLLERESERVGPFPLFE